From a region of the Corallococcus coralloides DSM 2259 genome:
- the rpmJ gene encoding 50S ribosomal protein L36 → MKVRASVKKICDKCKVVRRKGIVRIICASNPRHKQRQG, encoded by the coding sequence ATGAAGGTTCGGGCGTCCGTCAAGAAGATCTGCGACAAGTGCAAGGTTGTTCGCCGCAAGGGCATCGTGCGCATCATTTGCGCCTCCAACCCCCGGCACAAGCAGCGCCAGGGCTAA
- the infA gene encoding translation initiation factor IF-1 has translation MPKDDSIEVEGTVMEPLPNAMFRVVLDNGHKVLAHISGKMRMHFIRILPGDKVKVELSPYDLTRGRITYRAK, from the coding sequence TTGCCGAAGGATGATTCCATCGAAGTCGAGGGGACCGTCATGGAACCCCTACCGAACGCGATGTTCCGCGTGGTGCTGGACAACGGCCACAAGGTGCTCGCGCACATCTCGGGCAAGATGCGGATGCACTTCATCCGTATCCTCCCGGGCGACAAGGTGAAGGTCGAGTTGTCGCCGTATGACCTGACCCGTGGACGGATCACGTACCGGGCCAAGTAA
- the map gene encoding type I methionyl aminopeptidase gives MNPVELKSPDEIALMRDAGRIVCEILDELEKAVAPGVSTWELDALAEQLIAKKGARSAFKGYHGFPGVLCASVNQEVVHGIPDRKRRLVAGDLMKLDFGVVYRGFFGDSARTVPVGKVTPEAQALVDATRQSLEKAIQVMQPGNRIGDIGHAVQSHVEARGFSVVRDFTGHGIGRKLHEPPQVPNYGQAGSGMKLRPGMVLAVEPMVNQGTPDVEVLEDEWTAVTVDGKLSAHFEHTILISERGPEVLTRRR, from the coding sequence ATGAATCCGGTGGAGCTCAAGAGTCCGGACGAGATCGCCCTGATGCGAGACGCGGGGCGGATCGTTTGTGAAATCCTGGACGAACTCGAGAAGGCAGTGGCCCCGGGTGTCTCCACCTGGGAGCTGGACGCCCTGGCGGAGCAGCTCATCGCCAAGAAGGGCGCCCGGTCGGCGTTCAAGGGCTACCACGGCTTTCCGGGCGTTCTCTGCGCCTCCGTGAACCAGGAGGTCGTCCATGGCATCCCTGACCGGAAGCGCCGGTTGGTGGCCGGGGACCTGATGAAGCTGGACTTCGGGGTGGTCTACCGGGGCTTCTTCGGGGACTCGGCGCGTACGGTGCCGGTGGGGAAGGTGACGCCGGAGGCCCAGGCCCTGGTGGACGCCACCCGGCAGTCCCTGGAAAAGGCCATCCAGGTGATGCAGCCGGGCAACCGGATTGGTGACATTGGCCATGCGGTGCAGAGCCATGTGGAGGCGAGGGGGTTTTCCGTGGTCCGGGACTTCACGGGGCACGGGATTGGCCGGAAGCTGCACGAGCCGCCGCAGGTGCCCAACTACGGGCAGGCGGGCTCCGGGATGAAGCTGCGGCCAGGCATGGTCCTGGCGGTGGAACCGATGGTGAACCAGGGGACGCCTGACGTGGAGGTCCTGGAGGACGAGTGGACGGCCGTCACCGTGGACGGCAAGTTGTCCGCCCACTTCGAGCACACCATCCTGATCTCGGAGCGGGGGCCGGAAGTGCTGACCCGGCGTCGATGA
- a CDS encoding adenylate kinase, whose translation MNLILLGPPNAGKGTQAKKLYADFQIPQISTGDILRKAVKDGTPLGKVAGPLMAAGQYVPDDVVIGIVEERLKESDVAQGFVLDGFPRTPGQADALDRMLERLGKQLNAVVSLEVPHSTLVERGSGRRVCPNDGAVYHVTQSPPKRAGLCDKCSTELVQRPDDTPEVIEKRLQKYDAETSPLKDFYAKKGLLKSVDGVGSPEGIYEEIKKAAGRSA comes from the coding sequence ATGAACCTCATCCTCTTGGGGCCGCCGAACGCCGGGAAGGGAACCCAGGCGAAGAAGCTCTACGCGGACTTCCAGATCCCGCAGATCTCCACCGGCGACATCCTGCGCAAGGCCGTCAAGGATGGCACGCCGCTGGGCAAGGTGGCCGGGCCGCTGATGGCCGCGGGGCAGTATGTCCCGGACGATGTCGTCATCGGCATCGTGGAGGAGCGGCTGAAGGAATCGGACGTGGCCCAGGGCTTCGTGCTCGACGGCTTTCCCCGCACCCCGGGACAGGCGGACGCGCTGGACCGGATGCTGGAGCGGCTGGGCAAGCAGCTGAATGCGGTCGTGTCGCTCGAGGTCCCGCACTCGACGCTGGTCGAGCGTGGCTCCGGCCGGCGCGTGTGCCCCAATGACGGGGCCGTCTACCACGTCACCCAGAGCCCTCCGAAGCGGGCGGGCCTGTGCGACAAGTGCAGCACGGAGCTCGTTCAGCGTCCGGATGACACGCCGGAGGTCATTGAGAAGCGCCTGCAGAAGTACGACGCGGAGACGTCCCCCTTGAAGGACTTCTACGCGAAGAAGGGGCTGCTCAAGAGCGTGGACGGCGTCGGGTCTCCGGAGGGCATCTACGAGGAGATCAAGAAGGCCGCTGGCCGTTCTGCCTGA
- the secY gene encoding preprotein translocase subunit SecY, with protein sequence MALNAFANVFRIAELRSRLAYTLVLLSVYRIGIFINTPGVDRSAMNAFMDAQKQSGGLVSLFNLFSGGALEQMSIFGLGIMPYVSASIIIQLLAVVVPSLERLQKEGAAGRQKINQYTRYGTIALSIVQGVGISRWLASLGRSDAGQGGFNQVVVPNDNLWFTFMTVVSLTAGTAFIMWLGERITERGIGNGISLIIFAGIVARVLPGAKTLLDLTTQEIVNVAAVLGLLFFMLLIIGVVVYVERGMRRVPIQYAKRMAGRRMFAGQATYFPMKVNASGVIPPIFAGAVLSFPATLGAWFPFLQGFQRSIEGNLWVYNGLFVLLVVFFSYFYTALTFRPDDVADNIKKQGGYIPGIRPGRQTAEFIERTLNRLTFGGAIYLAIICVIPSVISSVLGVQFTFGGTALLIVVGVALDTVQQIEGHLISRNYEGFAGPRGPRIRGRVRVAA encoded by the coding sequence GTGGCCCTGAACGCCTTCGCCAACGTCTTCCGCATCGCGGAGCTGCGCAGCCGGCTTGCGTACACGCTCGTGCTGCTGTCCGTCTACCGCATCGGCATCTTCATCAACACGCCGGGCGTGGACCGCTCCGCGATGAACGCGTTCATGGACGCCCAGAAACAATCGGGCGGCCTCGTGTCGCTGTTCAACCTCTTCTCCGGCGGCGCGCTGGAGCAGATGTCCATCTTCGGTCTGGGCATCATGCCGTACGTGAGCGCCTCCATCATCATCCAGCTCCTGGCGGTGGTGGTGCCCAGCCTGGAGCGCCTGCAGAAGGAAGGCGCCGCGGGACGCCAGAAGATCAACCAGTACACGCGCTACGGCACCATCGCGCTGTCCATCGTGCAGGGCGTGGGCATCTCGCGCTGGCTGGCCTCGCTGGGCCGCTCCGACGCGGGGCAGGGTGGCTTCAACCAGGTGGTGGTCCCCAACGACAACCTCTGGTTCACCTTCATGACGGTGGTCAGCCTCACGGCGGGCACGGCCTTCATCATGTGGCTGGGCGAGCGCATCACGGAGCGCGGCATCGGCAACGGCATCTCGCTCATCATCTTCGCGGGCATCGTGGCTCGCGTGCTGCCCGGCGCGAAGACGCTGCTGGACCTGACGACGCAGGAGATCGTGAACGTGGCCGCTGTGCTGGGCCTGCTCTTCTTCATGCTCCTCATCATTGGCGTGGTGGTCTACGTGGAGCGGGGCATGCGGCGTGTTCCCATCCAGTACGCCAAGCGCATGGCGGGCCGGCGTATGTTCGCGGGCCAGGCGACCTACTTCCCCATGAAGGTGAACGCCTCGGGCGTGATTCCCCCCATCTTCGCCGGCGCGGTGCTGTCCTTCCCGGCGACCCTGGGCGCGTGGTTCCCCTTCCTGCAGGGCTTCCAGCGCAGCATCGAGGGCAACCTCTGGGTCTACAACGGCCTGTTCGTGCTGCTGGTGGTGTTCTTCTCCTACTTCTACACGGCGCTGACCTTCCGGCCGGATGACGTGGCGGACAACATCAAGAAGCAGGGTGGCTACATCCCCGGCATCCGCCCGGGCCGCCAGACGGCGGAGTTCATCGAGCGCACGCTCAACCGCCTCACGTTCGGTGGCGCCATCTACCTGGCCATCATCTGCGTGATTCCGTCGGTCATCAGCAGCGTGCTCGGCGTGCAGTTCACGTTCGGCGGCACGGCGCTCCTCATCGTGGTGGGCGTGGCGCTGGACACGGTGCAGCAGATCGAAGGCCACCTCATCAGCCGCAACTACGAAGGCTTCGCGGGTCCGCGCGGTCCGCGCATCCGCGGCCGGGTTCGCGTGGCGGCCTGA
- the rpsM gene encoding 30S ribosomal protein S13: MARIAGIDLPPNKRAVISLQYIYGIGNKTAHDIIEAAGIDLTTRTKDLTEDQARKIREIIEANYKVEGDLRREVTMNIKRLMDLGCYRGLRHRKGLPVRGQRTHTNARTRKGPKRGIVRAKPAAPAR; the protein is encoded by the coding sequence ATGGCTCGTATCGCCGGCATCGATCTGCCGCCCAACAAGCGTGCGGTGATCTCGCTTCAGTACATCTACGGGATCGGTAACAAGACCGCGCACGACATCATCGAGGCGGCGGGCATCGATCTCACCACCCGGACCAAGGACCTCACCGAGGACCAGGCTCGAAAGATCCGCGAGATCATCGAGGCCAACTACAAGGTCGAGGGTGACCTCCGGCGTGAGGTGACCATGAACATCAAGCGGCTGATGGACCTGGGTTGCTACCGGGGTCTGCGTCACCGCAAGGGTCTTCCGGTCCGCGGCCAGCGCACCCACACCAACGCGCGCACCCGCAAGGGCCCCAAGCGCGGCATCGTTCGCGCGAAGCCGGCCGCTCCGGCCCGCTAA
- the rpsK gene encoding 30S ribosomal protein S11 translates to MADEINTAAAPAGAEGGETPAAKKSKRKGKKNILNGVVHIQSTFNNTIITITDVSGNVISWSSAGARGFKGSRKSTPFAAQVAAGDAAAKAMEHGLKTVTVFVKGPGAGRESALRALAAAGLKISLIRDVTPIPHNGCRQPKRRRV, encoded by the coding sequence ATGGCTGACGAGATCAATACCGCCGCCGCGCCGGCCGGTGCCGAGGGTGGCGAGACCCCTGCGGCGAAGAAGAGCAAGCGCAAGGGCAAGAAGAACATCCTCAACGGCGTGGTCCACATCCAGTCCACGTTCAACAACACCATCATCACGATCACGGACGTGTCCGGGAACGTGATCTCCTGGTCGTCGGCCGGGGCGCGCGGCTTCAAGGGCAGCCGCAAGTCCACGCCGTTCGCGGCGCAGGTGGCCGCTGGCGACGCCGCGGCGAAGGCGATGGAGCACGGCCTGAAGACCGTGACGGTGTTCGTGAAGGGCCCGGGCGCGGGCCGTGAGTCGGCGCTGCGCGCGCTGGCCGCCGCCGGCCTGAAGATCAGCCTCATCCGCGACGTGACGCCCATCCCGCACAACGGCTGCCGTCAGCCCAAGCGCCGCCGCGTCTAA